A single region of the Malaclemys terrapin pileata isolate rMalTer1 chromosome 2, rMalTer1.hap1, whole genome shotgun sequence genome encodes:
- the HGH1 gene encoding protein HGH1 homolog has translation MLRAGAHAQCTHSRARTPRRRDARGGETLSPDGAGTGRRLQASCPSMDEEQARELLGFLHLDTRPDLKGQATGYILGLTGNVEGRTLLAGRPDFLEALLLLTGDRSLAVVKDSYHSLINLSVAVATHEVLAKELPVLLHRLLDPGYAFADQVCTLLSNLSREEGTCRQVFQAMQEEGLGLARVVEAFCTEGYNKKAALHYLGPLLSNLTQLPETREFLLDRSRCVVQRLLPYTQYEASAIRRGGVIGTLRNCCFEYKYHEWLLGAEVDLLPFLLLPLAGPEEFPEVEMERLPVDLQYLPQDKQREKDPDIRKMLLEAVMLLTATKAGRQLVKEKGTYLVVRELHQWETEPDVQAACEKLIQVLIGDEPEPGMENLLEVKIPEDVEERLQHLDREEERQQGQQETQSKGPGAQMGSSGLSR, from the exons atgctcagggCGGGTGCGCATGCTCAGTGCACCCACAGCAGGGCCCGGACCCCGCGCCGCAGAGACGCACGTGGCGGCGAGACGCTGAGCCCGGACGGCGCCGGGACAG GGCGGCGCCTccaggcctcctgccccagcatggACGAGGAGCAGGCCAGAGAgctgctggggtttctccacctgGACACCCGGCCTGATCTAAAGGGCCAGGCCACAGGCTACATCCTGGGGCTCACGGGTAATGTGGAGGGGCGGACGCTGCTGGCAGGCAGGCCAGATTTCCTggaggctctgctgctgctgacggGTGACCGCTCCTTGGCCGTGGTGAAGGACAGTTACCACTCGCTCATCAACCTGTCTGTGGCCGTGGCCACCCACGAGGTCCTGGCCAAGGAGCTCCCAGTGCTGCTGCACCGCCTGCTGGACCCGGGCTACGCCTTCGCCGACCAGGTCTGCACCCTCCTCTCCAACCTGTCCCGGGAGGAGGGCACCTGCCGCCAGGTTTTCCAGGCcatgcaggaggaggggctggggctggcccggGTGGTAGAGGCGTTCTGCACCGAAGGCTACAACAAGAAGGCAGCCCTGCACTACCTGGGCCCCCTGCTCTCCAATCTGACTCAGCTGCCGGAGACCAGGGAGTTCCTGCTGGACAGATCCAG GTGCGTGGTACAGAGGCTGCTGCCCTACACGCAGTACGAGGCCTCCGCCATCCGCCGAGGGGGGGTGATCGGGACGCTCAGGAACTGCTGCTTCGAGTACA AGTACCATGAGTGGCTGCTAGGCGCCGAGGTGGACCTGCTCCCCTTCCTCCTGCTGCCTTTGGCGGGCCCTGAGGAATTCCCTGAAGTGGAAATGgaaa ggctgcccgTGGACCTGCAGTACCTGCCGCAGGACAAGCAGCGGGAGAAGGACCCTGACATCCGGAAGATGCTACTGGAGGCAGTCATGCTG CTCACCGCCACCAAGGCCGGCCGGCAGCTGGTGAAGGAGAAGGGCACCTATCTGGTCGTGCGGGAGCTCCACCAGTGGGAGACGGAGCCTGACGTCCAGGCTGCCTGCGAGAAGCTGATCCAG GTGCTGATTGGGGATGAGCCAGAGCCCGGGATGGAGAATCTGCTGGAGGTGAAGATCCCCGAGGACGTGGAGGAGCGACTGCAGCATCTGGACCGGGAGGAGGAGCGGCAGCAAGGGCAGCAGGAGACGCAGAGCAAGGGGCCTGGGGCGCAGATGGGATCCTCGGGGCTGTCGAGGTGA